DNA sequence from the Amycolatopsis sp. Hca4 genome:
ACCACCGAAGCCCCGGCCGTCCCGGACCGGGCCGCGCGGCCGTGGTTCATGCTGGCCGTCCTGCTCCTCGGCCAGTTCATGGCGCTGCTCGACGTCACCGTCGTGAACGTCGCCATGACCGACATCCGCACCGACCTGCACGCGTCCGGCGCCGCGCTGCAGCTGGTCGTTTCCGGCTACACCGTGGGCTACGCGATGCTGCTGATCACCGGCGCCCGCCTCGGCGAGCTGTTCGGGCGGCGACGGCTGTTCGTCGCCGGCGTCCTCGCCTTCACCGTCTGCTCGCTGCTTTGCGGCTTCGCACCCGACCCGGCGACGCTGGTCGTCGCGCGGATCGCACAGGGCGCCGGCGCCGCGCTGATGATGCCGCAGGTCCTCAGCGTCATCCAGGCGCAGTTCACCGGCCCCTCGCGGGCCAGGGCGCTCAGCGCGTACACCGCGGTCATCTCGGTCGCGTTCGTGTCCGGCCAGGTGCTCGGCGGGGTGCTCGTCGGCGCGGACCTCTTCGGGGCGGGCTGGCGGCCGATCTTCCTGGTCAACGTGCCGATCGGGGTGCTGGTGGCCGCGCTCGCCGTCAAGCTCGTGCCCGGCGGGGCCGCGCGGGCGGGCCGCCGTCTCGACCTCGCCGGTCTCGCGCTCGCCGTGCCCGCCGTGGTGCTCGTCGTCCTCCCGCTCGTCCTCGGGCACGAAACCGGCTGGCCGGCGTGGACGTTCGGCTCCCTCGCGGCGGGCGTGCTGCTGGCGGTGCTGTTCGTGGTCGTCGAACGCCGGGTGCGCGACCCGCTGGTCGACCTCCGCGTCCTGAAGATCCGCGGGGTCGCGCCGGGGCTGGCCGCGCTGGCCACCGGCGTGGCGTCCTACGGCGGGTTCCTGTTCTGCGTGGCGCTGCACCTGCAGGCCGGCCTCGGCGAGACGGCGCTGGCGGCCGGGCTCACCATGGCCCCCGGCGGCGTGGTCTTCGGCATCTGCGGGTTCTTCTGGCCCAAGCTGCCGCAACGCGTCCACGCGGCGTTGACGCCATGCGGATACGTGGGGTCGGCGATCGCGTACGCACTCCTGGGCCTGAGCCTGAAGGACGGCGGAAAAGGCGGCACGCTGTTCTTCGCCGCGCTCCTGTTGTTCGGCCTCTCGATGGGCCTGGCGTTCGGGTCCCTGATGGCGCACGCCCTCACGCACGTCCCGCTCGAACGCGCGGCGGACGCCAGCGGCCTGCTCACGACGACGCTGCAGCTCGGCCAGGTCGTCGGGGTGGCCACGTTCGGGAGCCTCTTCCTGACGCTCGCCGTCGATTCGTCCGCGCACGCCATCACCACGACGATGACCTGGGCGGCGGTGCTGCTGGTGGTGGGCGCCGGGTTCGCCGTCGCGCTCGCCCGCGCGTCGGCCCGGCGATAGCCGCGAAAAAGGCCCGGCCGGTTCACCCGAAGGTGGACCGGCCGGGCCGCAAGCTGGGAAAGCGTTACCTGGTTACACCACGACGGCCGTAGGCGCCCGCGGCGATGCTGACTCCGATCGCGGCCAGCACGACCTGGGTGAGGATCTCCAGCCAGTCGATGCCGTTCGTGTCGGCGTAGCCGAGACCACGCGCGATGGCCGTGCCGATGAAGGCGGCGATGATACCGATCACGATGGTCAGCCAGATCGGGATGTTCTGCTTGCCGGGAGCGACCAGCCGGCCCAGAACGCCGATGATCAGCCCGACGATGATGGCGCTGATGATGCCGGCGACAGTCATCACTTTCTCCTCTCGGTGGTCGCGGGGCCGGCCACTCGGTCCCGCGAGCTCGCAGACGGAATTCCCCGGCTTCACCGGCCCGAAACGCCAAAAGGCCCCCTCCCGGTCGGGAAAGGGGCCTTTCGGCGGAACGCTTTGATCAGAATGCAGCTTCGTCGAGCTCCATGAGCGCGTTGTCGGCGGCCTCCACGATGGCGCGGCGGGCGGTCAGCTCCGGCAGCACCTGCTTCGCGAAGAACGACGCCACGGCGATCTTGCCCTCGTAGAACGGGGTGTCCTTGGCGGACGCGCCCGCGTCGAGCTTGCCGATCGCGACCTCGGCGTGCTTGAGCAGCTGCCAGCCGATGAGCAGGTCGCCGACCGACATCAGCAGGCGGACCGTGTGCTGGCCGACCTTGTTGATGCTCTGCGGGTCCTCCTGCGACGCCGTCAGGTAGCCGATCAGCGAGCCCAGCATGCCCTGGGTGTCCTCGAGGGCCTGCTTGAGCAGCGCACGCTCGTTCTTGAGCCGGCCGTTGCCCGCCTCGGACTCGATGAACTTGGTGATCTCACCGGCGACGTAGGCGAGCGACTGGCCCTTGTCGCGGACGATCTTCCGGAAGAAGAAGTCCAGCGACTGGATGGCCGTGGTGCCCTCGTACAGCGAGTCGATCTTGGCGTCGCGGATGTACTGCTCGATCGGG
Encoded proteins:
- a CDS encoding GlsB/YeaQ/YmgE family stress response membrane protein codes for the protein MTVAGIISAIIVGLIIGVLGRLVAPGKQNIPIWLTIVIGIIAAFIGTAIARGLGYADTNGIDWLEILTQVVLAAIGVSIAAGAYGRRGVTR
- a CDS encoding MFS transporter, whose amino-acid sequence is MTLTTEAPAVPDRAARPWFMLAVLLLGQFMALLDVTVVNVAMTDIRTDLHASGAALQLVVSGYTVGYAMLLITGARLGELFGRRRLFVAGVLAFTVCSLLCGFAPDPATLVVARIAQGAGAALMMPQVLSVIQAQFTGPSRARALSAYTAVISVAFVSGQVLGGVLVGADLFGAGWRPIFLVNVPIGVLVAALAVKLVPGGAARAGRRLDLAGLALAVPAVVLVVLPLVLGHETGWPAWTFGSLAAGVLLAVLFVVVERRVRDPLVDLRVLKIRGVAPGLAALATGVASYGGFLFCVALHLQAGLGETALAAGLTMAPGGVVFGICGFFWPKLPQRVHAALTPCGYVGSAIAYALLGLSLKDGGKGGTLFFAALLLFGLSMGLAFGSLMAHALTHVPLERAADASGLLTTTLQLGQVVGVATFGSLFLTLAVDSSAHAITTTMTWAAVLLVVGAGFAVALARASARR